TAATCGCGGCGCGAGGCAAGATCAGAAGGCCGGCCACGGCCCCCGAAAACCAGAGGGAACGAGCAATGGCGACTGTAGAAGAAACGATTCTGATCCGCGAAATGACCCCCGACGACGTCAACGGCACCGTCGAACTTTCCTACGAACAGGAATGGCCGCATCGGCACGAGGACTGGGAAATCTACCTCGCTCTTGGCGAAGGGCTGGTAGCCGAAAGCGAAGGCCGGATCGTCGGCACCACGATGGCCTGGCGCTATGCCCCGACGTTCGCCACCCTGGGGATGGTGATCGTCGCCAACGAATTTCAGGGCCGGGGACTGGGTCGCCGGATGATGGAGGCCATGCTGGGCCGCCTTGCCGGCTGCACGGTCCTGCTCAACGCCACCGAGGCAGGTGCGCCGCTCTATCGCAAGTTCGGATTCGAACCCCTGGGCCGCATTCATCAACATCAGGGCACGGCACGCATGGTGCCGCTGGCGCAGCTGCGCCCCGGCGAACGCGTGCGGCCGCTGGGCGGCGCCGATTCCGACCTTGCGCATCTTTACGACCGCGCCACCGGCATGGGCCGCGGGAAGCTGTTCGAAAGCCTTGGCCGCAGCGGCAGCGCCGTGGTGCTGGCGCAGGACCACGTTCCGGTGGGCTTCGCCAACATGCGCCGGTTCGGACGCGGCTGGTCGGTCGGCCCGATCGTCGCCCCCGACCTTGCCGGCGCGAAGGCCCTCGCCAGCCACTGGATCGGCGCTTACGCGGGCTCGTTCTGCCGGCTGGACGTGCCCGCCGACAGCGGCTTCTCCGAATGGCTCGAAGAGATCGGCCTGCCCAAGGTGGGCGAAGTCCACACCATGGTGCGCGGCACCGCGCCGGTCTTCGACGAACGATGCCGCCTTTTCGGGCTCGTTTCGCAGGCGCTCGGTTGATGGCCACGCTGGATGCCACCGGGCTCCCCCGGCTTGACGACCCCACGCTGTTTCGCGAAGCCGCGCTGATCGGCGGCGAGTGGTTGCCTTGCGGATCGGCGGCGGTCAGCGTCGAGGATCCCGCCACCGGCCGCACGATCGGCTCGGTGCCGGACTGCGGCACAAGCGAAACCGAAGCCGCCATTGCCGCCGCCGGCGCCGCCTGGCCGGGCTGGCGCGCAAGGACCGCGCATGAACGCGCCCGCCTGCTCGAAAGCTGGCACGCGCTTGTCCTTGCGCGCACCGAAGACCTTGCGCGCATCATGACAGCCGAGCAGGGCAAGCCGCTGGCCGAGGCGCGCGGCGAAATCGCCTATGCCGCCAGCTTCATCAAGTGGTTCGCCGAAGAGGGACGCCGGGTGGGAGGACGCAATGTCGCCAGCCCGGAGGCCGACCGCCGCGTCCTCGTCTTCGCGGAGCCTGTCGGCGTCAGCGCCGCGATCACGCCGTGGAACTTTCCGGCGGCGATGATAACGCGCAAATGCGCGCCTGCCCTGGCTGCCGGATGCCCGGTGGTCATCAAGCCTTCCGATCTCACCCCCTTCACCGCGCTCGCCCTTGCCGACCTTGCACTGCGGGCGGGCATTCCGGCAGGCGTCATCAATGTCGTCACCGGCCGCCCCGACGCCATTGGCGACGCGATCTGTTCCAGCCCGGCGGTCCGCAAGCTGTCCTTCACCGGCTCCACCCGCGTCGGTGCCATGCTGATGCGGCAGTGCGCGGGCACGCTGAAGCGGCTGAGCTTCGAACTGGGCGGCAACGCCCCGCTGGTGGTGTTCGAGGATGCCGACCTCGACCTCGCCGTGCGGGCAACCATGGTCAGCAAGTTCCGCAATTCCGGCCAGACCTGCGTCTGCGCGAACCGCATCCTCGTCCACGATGCCGTCCACGACGCGTTCGCGCGCCGCCTGGAAGCCGCCGTATCGGCGCTGCACTGCGGACCGGGCTTCGATGGCGCCTCCACCACCGGTCCGCTCATCAATGCCGCAGCGGCCGAGAAGGTCGAAAGTCACCTCGCCGATGCGCTGGCGCGAGGCGGGCGGATCTCGGCGCGGGGATCGGGCCGGGAGGGCGGCAATTTCGTGCGGCCGGTGGTCGTGACCGGGGCGGAACCCGGCATGAAGCTGGCCTGCGAGGAAACGTTCGGCCCGATCGCCCCGCTGTTCCGTTTCGCTTCCGAGGACGAGGCGATGAACCTTGCCAACGACACGCCTTACGGACTGGCCAGCTATTTCTTCACACGCGATCTTGCCCGCGCGTTTCGCGTCGCGGAACGGCTTGAAGCCGGCATGATCGGGCTCAACACCGGCAGCATTGCCATGGAAATGGCGCCGTTCGGCGGCATCAAGCAGTCCGGGCTCGGCCGCGAAGGCGGACAGGCCGGGATCGAGGAATATCTGGAGACCAAGGCCTTCCACATCGGCGGCCTCGATTTCTGACCCTCCCGGCGGCCATCGCCGCCTTTTTTCGTTGTTCCGACACGTTTGAGAAAGGTCCAGCCCGTGAACGCCGCCCGGAAATACTCGATTGCCGTCATCCCCGGTGACGGCATCGGCAAGGAGGTCATGCCGGAAGGCGTGCGCGTGCTCGAAGCCGCGGCAAGCCGCTTCGGTTTCGAACTCGATCTCCAGTGGCACGACTTCGCGTCCTGCGATTACTATCTTCGCCACGGAGAGATGATGCCCGCGGACTGGAAGGCGCGCATCGGCCGGGTCGACGCGCTGTTCTTCGGCGCGGTAGGCTGGCCCGACACCGTTCCCGACCATGTCTCGCTCTGGGGATCGCTGCTCCAGTTCCGCCGCGAATACGACCAGTACGTCAATTTGCGTCCTGTCCGGCTCATGCCCGGCGTTCCCTGCCCGCTCGCCGGCCGCAAGCCGGGCGACATCGATTTCTGGGTCGTGCGCGAAAATACCGAGGGGGAGTACAGTTCGGTCGGCGGGCACATGTTCGCGGGCACCGACCGCGAGGTGGTGATCCAGGAAACCGTGATGACCCGCTTCGGCGTTGACCGCGTGCTGCGCTATGCCTTCGACCTCGCCAGCCGCCGTGAACGCCGGCACCTGACCAGCGCCACCAAATCCAACGGGATCGCCATCACCATGCCGTTCTGGGACGGCCGGGTGGAAGCGATCGCCCGCGAATTCGCGGATGTCACGCATGACAAGTATCACATCGACATCCTGACCGCGCAGTTCGTGCTCAATCCGCAGCGCTTCGACGTGGTCGTCGCCTCCAATCTCTTCGGGGATATCCTGAGCGATCTCGGCCCCGCCTGCACCGGAACCATCGGCGTTGCCCCTTCGGGCAATATCAATCCCGAGGGCACGCACCCCTCTCTCTTCGAGCCGGTCCACGGCTCAGCGCCCGATATCGCCGGCAAGGGGATCGCCAATCCGGTCGGCCAGATCTGGTCCGCCGCGATGATGCTCGAACATCTCGGCGAAGCCGAAGCGGCAGCGGCGGTCATGACCGCGATCGAGGCCGTGC
The DNA window shown above is from Novosphingobium sp. RL4 and carries:
- a CDS encoding tartrate dehydrogenase, whose translation is MNAARKYSIAVIPGDGIGKEVMPEGVRVLEAAASRFGFELDLQWHDFASCDYYLRHGEMMPADWKARIGRVDALFFGAVGWPDTVPDHVSLWGSLLQFRREYDQYVNLRPVRLMPGVPCPLAGRKPGDIDFWVVRENTEGEYSSVGGHMFAGTDREVVIQETVMTRFGVDRVLRYAFDLASRRERRHLTSATKSNGIAITMPFWDGRVEAIAREFADVTHDKYHIDILTAQFVLNPQRFDVVVASNLFGDILSDLGPACTGTIGVAPSGNINPEGTHPSLFEPVHGSAPDIAGKGIANPVGQIWSAAMMLEHLGEAEAAAAVMTAIEAVLVSPSGRTGDLGGSADTLSCGKAIAESL
- a CDS encoding NAD-dependent succinate-semialdehyde dehydrogenase — encoded protein: MATLDATGLPRLDDPTLFREAALIGGEWLPCGSAAVSVEDPATGRTIGSVPDCGTSETEAAIAAAGAAWPGWRARTAHERARLLESWHALVLARTEDLARIMTAEQGKPLAEARGEIAYAASFIKWFAEEGRRVGGRNVASPEADRRVLVFAEPVGVSAAITPWNFPAAMITRKCAPALAAGCPVVIKPSDLTPFTALALADLALRAGIPAGVINVVTGRPDAIGDAICSSPAVRKLSFTGSTRVGAMLMRQCAGTLKRLSFELGGNAPLVVFEDADLDLAVRATMVSKFRNSGQTCVCANRILVHDAVHDAFARRLEAAVSALHCGPGFDGASTTGPLINAAAAEKVESHLADALARGGRISARGSGREGGNFVRPVVVTGAEPGMKLACEETFGPIAPLFRFASEDEAMNLANDTPYGLASYFFTRDLARAFRVAERLEAGMIGLNTGSIAMEMAPFGGIKQSGLGREGGQAGIEEYLETKAFHIGGLDF
- a CDS encoding GNAT family N-acetyltransferase, with the protein product MATVEETILIREMTPDDVNGTVELSYEQEWPHRHEDWEIYLALGEGLVAESEGRIVGTTMAWRYAPTFATLGMVIVANEFQGRGLGRRMMEAMLGRLAGCTVLLNATEAGAPLYRKFGFEPLGRIHQHQGTARMVPLAQLRPGERVRPLGGADSDLAHLYDRATGMGRGKLFESLGRSGSAVVLAQDHVPVGFANMRRFGRGWSVGPIVAPDLAGAKALASHWIGAYAGSFCRLDVPADSGFSEWLEEIGLPKVGEVHTMVRGTAPVFDERCRLFGLVSQALG